In the genome of Pseudorasbora parva isolate DD20220531a chromosome 10, ASM2467924v1, whole genome shotgun sequence, one region contains:
- the LOC137090488 gene encoding adhesion G-protein coupled receptor G2-like, which yields MCVICVNESSATVTTLSHTTTISPSTSFTTAKITYSLTTVGLTDENGFISPTKASESLDNLESKMEEMEHNNISNAQIDMGDVIGLLHIQDENTESRDTCYSSDLNRINVTDCQSGLNTDIPWSVKIPSEAFNKSRMKNHGCALLGVLQFKNLGKDETKKYTVLNDEVYGITMKANISNLTNNIEMFFTKKDLVGNASCRSWDGKGSLKWTTSGCETEQINNNTIKCSCSHLTFFAVLMSLPDNSTAAYVVSLSFISSIGCGISMFFMSIALFMHFLLRKAKSNQATKILMNMFVALFLLNLSFLSNESVANTEVKAACVFIALLMHYSMLATFTWYFIQALHMYLWLIRQNVTITNYIRKITVFSWTFPAPIVIAFALLGGYKAVIINATSGKNTKMCWITDPFILYIVNIGYYAFVFIFTTGVFIMIVTKIVQARHIRATDGKRKTFRKQLMMVLSLFLLFGLTWAVAFFSYGPMLIPSYYIFTVLNSFQGFFLFLYYYHIHNDAAGNLSDNPECSSSTTTIIQCTINAVENIYN from the exons ATGTGTGTCATCTGCGTTAATGAGAGTTCAGCTACTGTCACAACACTGTCACACACCACCACTATCAGTCCATCTACCAGTTTTACAACAGCCAAGATAACTTACAGCCTAACTACAGTTGGTCTAACAGACGAGAATGGATTTATTAGTCCCACAAAAGCATC AGAATCTTTGGACAATCTGGAGTCTAAGATGGAAGAGATGGAACACAACAATATAAGCAACGCACAGATTGACATGGGGGATGTTATTGGTCTTCTTCACATACAAGACGAGAACACAGAAAGCAGAGACACATGTTACTCTTCAGATCTGAACAGGATAAAC gttACTGATTGTCAAAGTGGCCTGAACACAGACATTCCCTGGTCTGTAAAAATTCCCAGCGAGGCCTTTAATAAATCAAGGATGAAAAACCATGGGTGTGCATTACTCGGAGTTCTACAGTTCAAAAATCTGGGAAag gatgaaacaaaaaaatacactgTTTTGAACGATGAGGTTTATGGAATAACGATGAAGGCCAATATCTCCAATCTTACCAACAATATAGAAATGTTCTTTACAAAGAAAGACCTG GTCGGTAATGCGTCCTGCAGATCTTGGGATGGCAAAG GAAGTCTTAAATGGACGACGTCCGGCTGTGAGACAGAACAAATCAACAATAACACCATAAAGTGCTCGTGTTCACACCTGACGTTCTTTGCAGTGCTGATG TCTCTGCCAGATAACAGCACAGCAGCGTATGTGGTATCATTGAGCTTCATCTCTTCCATCGGCTGCGGCATCTCCATGTTTTTTATGTCCATCGCTCTGTTCATGCATTTCCTGTTACG GAAAGCCAAATCAAATCAGGCCACAAAGATCTTGATGAACATGTTTGTGGCTTTGTTTCTCCTGAATTTATCCTTTTTGTCAAACGAGAGCGTGGCCAACACAGAAGTCAAGGCTGCGTGCGTCTTCATAGCGCTGCTCATGCATTACTCCATGCTGGCTACATTCACCTGGTACTTTATTCAAGCTCTTCATATGTACTTATGGCTCATCAGACAGAACGTcaccatcacaaactacataaGGAAGATCACCGTGTTCAGCTGGA CATTTCCGGCTCCAATAGTCATAGCTTTTGCTTTATTAGGAGGATATAAAGCAGTGATTATAAACGCAACatctggaaaaaacacaaaaat GTGCTGGATAACAGATCCTTTTATTCTCTACATAGTGAACATTGGTTACTATGCCTTTGTCTTCATCTTCACGACTGGAGTCTTCATCATGATCGTCACTAAGATTGTCCAAGCCCGACACATAAGAGCGACTGACGGCAAGAGAAAGACGTTCAGAAAGCAGCTCATGATGGTGTTGAGTTTGTTCCTGCTCTTCGGCCTGACGTGGGCTGTGGCATTCTTCAGTTATGGGCCGATGCTCATTCCCTCATATTACATCTTCACTGTGTTGAACTCGTTCCAGG GGTTTTTCCTCTTCCTGTATTACTACCACATTCACAATGATGCTGCAGGAAATCTCTCAGATAATCCAGAATGTTCCAGCTCCACCACAACCATCATTCAATGCACAATTAATGCTGtggaaaatatttataattag